The following are encoded together in the Gemmatimonadaceae bacterium genome:
- a CDS encoding HAMP domain-containing protein, which yields MGVGERPDYLEEEDAPAGEQRGGNGKRGRRRQSARRRAAGDSAATSEEANGDIAVERELRERRGDAPERRSSRERSLTRLLAGLRSMDAGDFSVRLEPNGDPLMADLILAFNNVAQRHNRLTDEMVRIASSVGREGKMRDRASIGPASGQWSISVDSINSLITDLVQPTSEVARVIKAVAEGDLSQKVELEIEGKQVQGEFFRIGSTVNRMVDQLNAFASEVTRVAREVGTEGVLGGQANVQGVSGTWKDLTDSVNAMASNLTGQVRNIALVTTAVANGDLSQKIMVEAKGEVLELKNTINIMVDQLSSFAAEVTRVAREVGTEGILGGQASVQGVSGTWKDLTDNVNFMAANLTNQVRNIALVTTAVANGDLSQKIMVEAKGEVSELKNTINDMVDRLRIFADEVTRVAKEVGTEGILGGQANVPGVAGTWKSLTENVNAMAANLTGQVRNVADVTTAVAKGDLSRKITVSAQGEVLELKNTINTMVDQLNAFASEVTRVAKEVGTEGKLGGQARVEGVAGTWRDLTENVNGMAGNLTVQLRDVSAVATAIANGDLTRKITVEARGEILQIKDVVNRMVDQLNAFAGEVIRVAREVGTEGVLGGQANVPGVAGTWKNLTDNVNGMANNLTIQVRNIADVTTAVAKGDLSRKITVEAKGEVLALKNTINTMVDQLSAFASEVTRVAREVGTEGILGGQASVQGVSGTWKDLTDNVNAMASNLTGQVRNIAQVTTAVANGDLSQKITVEVRGEMLDLKDTINAMVEKLRIFADEVTRVAKEVGTEGRLGGQASVPGVGGTWKDLTDNVNAMAGNLTVQVRNIADVTTAVARGDLSRKITVEVRGEILELKNTINTMVDQLNAFASEVTRVAREVGTEGKLGGQAKVPGAGGVWRDLTDNVNSLASNLTGQVRNIADVSTAIANGDLSQKITVEAQGEVLNLKNTINNMVDRLRVFADEVTRVAKEVGTEGKLGGQAEVPGVAGTWKALTDSVNAMANSLTVQVRNIADVATAVTKGDLTRQITVDAQGELDELKQNINQMIGNLRETTERNQEQDWLKTNLAKFSRMMQGQKDLESVSRLIMSELTPLVSAHHGAFFIGEGDTGEPNLKLIASYAYRARKNVSNRFALGEGLVGQAALEKQPILLTNVPDDYIQITSGLGEAPPRNVIVLPILFEGEVKAVIELASFLPFSMIHQTFLDQLAESIGVVLNMIQANMRTEELLEQSQKLTQELQSQSKELQLQQEELKRSNTELEAQARTLRQSEELLKEQQEELQQVNEELEEKASLLAEQNTKVEQKNREVESARQALEEKAQQLALSSKYKSEFLANMSHELRTPLNSLLILAKLLTENKDKNLTGKQVEFAQTIYSSGTDLLNLINDILDLSKVEAGKMEVNAIDVPVRDITDFVERTFRPVAEQKGLNFALEVAPDAPSPIYTDGQRLQQVLKNLLSNAFKFTERGGISLTIRRADKGRRFASRSLDRAEEVIAFGVKDTGIGIARDKQQLIFEAFQQADGTTSRKYGGTGLGLSISREIARLLGGEIHVESTTGQGSTFTLFLPARYHEQDRRRLEDELTAMPRQDRLRSQPSLERSAPRAALREASATPAQQPPSPARDVERRPMPSATNTGAATTSASSVSTAAAVAPTESAKTEPADEWKLPDLSSIGMEQTTTNDAGVDTLEPPMEDLPRPHGFEDDRDDLQPGDRVVLIIEDDASFAHILLDLARDKGFKGIVGHDGEVGLQLAHAYQADAITLDIDMPGIDGWAVLDRLKHHPDTRHIPVHIITGIRERQQGMKAGAIAYLEKPVTKEALDESFNRISQFIDQQVKRLLVVEDDDAQRKSMIELIAHEDVEITAVATAEEALHELSQTHYDCMVLDLGLKGGQDGFQLLETVKGDPEKRDLPIIIYTGKELTPEEETRLRRFADTIIIKDVKSPERLLDETALFLHRVEAKLPEQKRRMLERLHNADAVFAGKHVLIVDDDVRNIFSLTSVLEDHGMRVSFAENGKYAIDLLKGASDVDLVLMDVMMPEMDGYETTRAIRQIPELRNLPIIALTAKAMKGDREKCIAAGASDYITKPVDTEQLLSLMRVWLYR from the coding sequence GTGGGAGTCGGCGAACGACCGGACTATCTGGAAGAAGAAGACGCGCCAGCGGGCGAGCAACGCGGCGGCAATGGCAAACGTGGACGCCGCCGGCAGAGTGCACGGCGTCGGGCCGCCGGCGATAGCGCTGCCACGAGCGAAGAAGCGAATGGCGACATCGCCGTCGAGCGCGAGCTTCGAGAGCGCCGCGGTGACGCGCCAGAGCGCAGATCTTCGCGCGAGCGTTCGCTGACCCGGCTGCTCGCTGGTCTTCGCTCCATGGACGCTGGGGATTTCTCGGTCCGCCTGGAGCCGAACGGCGATCCGCTGATGGCGGATCTGATCCTCGCCTTCAACAACGTCGCTCAGCGTCACAATCGGCTGACGGATGAGATGGTGCGCATCGCGAGCTCCGTCGGTCGCGAGGGAAAGATGCGCGATCGTGCGTCGATCGGTCCTGCCTCGGGGCAATGGTCGATCTCGGTGGACTCGATCAACAGCCTGATTACCGATCTCGTTCAACCGACGTCGGAGGTCGCCCGCGTTATCAAGGCAGTGGCCGAGGGCGATCTGTCGCAGAAGGTCGAGCTGGAGATCGAGGGGAAGCAGGTGCAGGGCGAGTTCTTCCGCATCGGATCGACCGTGAACCGAATGGTCGATCAGCTCAACGCATTCGCCAGCGAAGTGACACGCGTTGCGCGCGAGGTAGGCACGGAGGGCGTGCTCGGCGGGCAAGCGAACGTGCAGGGCGTGAGCGGGACGTGGAAGGATCTCACGGATTCGGTGAACGCGATGGCCTCGAATCTCACGGGCCAGGTTCGCAACATCGCGCTCGTTACGACGGCGGTCGCGAATGGCGATCTCTCGCAGAAGATCATGGTCGAAGCGAAGGGCGAGGTGCTCGAGCTGAAGAACACGATCAATATCATGGTCGATCAGCTCTCCTCCTTTGCGGCCGAGGTCACTCGCGTGGCGCGCGAAGTGGGCACGGAAGGAATCCTGGGTGGTCAGGCGAGCGTGCAGGGCGTGAGCGGCACGTGGAAGGACCTGACCGACAACGTGAATTTCATGGCCGCGAACCTAACGAATCAGGTTCGCAATATCGCCCTGGTTACGACAGCAGTTGCCAACGGTGATCTCTCGCAAAAGATCATGGTCGAGGCGAAGGGCGAGGTATCGGAACTCAAGAACACCATCAACGACATGGTGGATCGTCTGCGCATCTTCGCAGACGAGGTCACGCGCGTCGCCAAGGAGGTAGGAACCGAAGGCATTCTCGGCGGTCAGGCGAACGTGCCGGGTGTCGCGGGGACGTGGAAGAGCCTCACCGAGAACGTGAACGCGATGGCGGCGAACCTCACGGGACAGGTTCGGAACGTGGCCGATGTCACCACCGCGGTGGCCAAGGGCGATCTGTCGCGAAAGATCACGGTCAGCGCACAAGGCGAGGTGTTGGAGCTCAAGAACACCATCAACACGATGGTGGATCAGCTCAACGCGTTCGCGAGCGAGGTGACCCGCGTCGCGAAGGAAGTCGGTACGGAGGGCAAGCTCGGTGGCCAGGCGCGGGTCGAGGGCGTCGCCGGTACCTGGCGCGACCTCACCGAGAACGTGAATGGCATGGCCGGAAACCTCACGGTGCAATTGCGCGACGTGAGCGCGGTCGCGACGGCCATTGCGAACGGTGACCTAACGAGAAAGATCACCGTCGAGGCGCGGGGCGAGATCCTGCAGATCAAGGACGTCGTCAACCGCATGGTCGATCAGCTGAACGCGTTCGCGGGTGAAGTGATCCGCGTGGCGCGCGAGGTCGGAACCGAAGGCGTGCTCGGTGGACAGGCAAACGTGCCCGGCGTGGCGGGCACATGGAAGAACCTGACCGACAACGTCAACGGAATGGCGAACAACCTGACGATTCAAGTTCGTAACATCGCCGACGTCACGACCGCGGTGGCGAAAGGCGATCTGTCGCGCAAGATCACGGTCGAGGCGAAGGGCGAAGTGCTCGCCCTGAAAAACACCATCAACACGATGGTCGACCAGCTCTCGGCGTTCGCGAGCGAAGTGACACGCGTGGCGCGAGAGGTGGGCACCGAGGGAATTCTCGGTGGGCAGGCCAGCGTGCAGGGTGTGAGCGGAACCTGGAAGGACCTGACCGACAACGTGAACGCGATGGCGTCCAACCTCACCGGACAGGTTCGGAACATCGCTCAGGTGACGACGGCGGTCGCGAACGGCGACCTCTCGCAAAAAATCACCGTCGAGGTGCGCGGTGAAATGTTGGACCTCAAGGACACCATCAACGCGATGGTGGAGAAGCTGCGCATCTTCGCGGACGAGGTGACACGCGTCGCGAAGGAGGTGGGAACGGAAGGGCGGCTCGGCGGACAGGCGAGCGTGCCGGGTGTCGGTGGAACCTGGAAGGACCTGACCGACAACGTGAATGCGATGGCCGGCAACCTCACGGTGCAAGTGCGTAACATCGCCGACGTCACCACCGCGGTCGCGCGCGGCGATCTGTCGCGCAAGATCACGGTCGAGGTGCGCGGCGAAATCCTCGAGCTGAAAAACACGATCAATACGATGGTCGATCAGCTCAACGCCTTCGCAAGCGAAGTCACGCGTGTAGCGCGCGAGGTCGGAACGGAAGGAAAGCTGGGCGGGCAGGCGAAGGTTCCAGGCGCCGGTGGCGTATGGCGCGATCTCACGGACAACGTGAACTCGCTCGCGTCCAACCTCACAGGCCAGGTCCGCAACATCGCTGATGTGTCGACCGCGATAGCGAATGGAGACCTGAGCCAGAAAATCACCGTCGAGGCGCAGGGTGAGGTGCTCAACCTCAAGAATACGATCAACAACATGGTCGACCGGCTGCGTGTCTTCGCGGATGAAGTGACTCGCGTCGCCAAAGAGGTGGGCACGGAAGGAAAGCTCGGCGGCCAGGCCGAGGTACCAGGCGTGGCGGGCACGTGGAAGGCGCTCACCGACAGCGTGAATGCGATGGCCAACTCGCTCACCGTGCAGGTGCGCAACATTGCCGACGTCGCAACGGCAGTAACCAAAGGGGACCTAACGAGACAGATCACCGTCGACGCACAGGGCGAGCTCGATGAGCTCAAGCAGAACATCAATCAGATGATCGGCAACCTGCGCGAGACGACGGAGCGCAACCAGGAGCAGGATTGGCTCAAGACCAACCTCGCGAAGTTCTCGCGCATGATGCAGGGACAGAAGGATCTCGAGTCTGTCTCGCGCCTGATCATGTCGGAGCTGACACCGCTGGTTTCGGCTCACCACGGCGCGTTCTTCATCGGCGAGGGCGACACCGGCGAGCCGAATCTGAAACTGATCGCGAGCTATGCGTATCGCGCGCGCAAGAACGTCAGCAATCGATTTGCGCTGGGCGAAGGACTCGTTGGGCAGGCGGCGCTCGAGAAGCAGCCGATCCTGCTCACGAATGTGCCTGACGACTATATCCAGATTACGTCCGGACTCGGCGAAGCTCCGCCGCGCAATGTCATTGTTCTACCCATTCTGTTCGAAGGAGAGGTCAAGGCGGTCATCGAGCTGGCGAGCTTCCTGCCGTTCAGCATGATCCATCAGACGTTCCTGGATCAATTGGCCGAATCGATCGGCGTCGTGCTGAACATGATTCAGGCGAACATGAGGACGGAGGAGCTGCTCGAGCAATCCCAAAAGCTCACGCAGGAGTTGCAGAGCCAGTCGAAGGAACTGCAGCTGCAGCAAGAGGAGCTCAAGCGGTCGAACACGGAACTCGAGGCGCAGGCCCGCACGCTCCGTCAATCGGAGGAGCTGCTCAAGGAGCAGCAGGAAGAGCTGCAGCAGGTGAACGAGGAGCTCGAAGAGAAAGCGAGCCTCCTCGCCGAGCAGAACACGAAGGTCGAGCAGAAGAATCGCGAGGTCGAATCGGCTCGTCAGGCGCTCGAGGAAAAAGCGCAGCAGCTCGCGCTCAGCTCCAAGTACAAGAGCGAATTCCTCGCCAACATGAGCCACGAGCTCCGGACGCCACTCAATTCGCTACTCATCCTTGCGAAGCTGCTCACGGAGAACAAGGACAAGAATCTCACGGGGAAGCAGGTCGAGTTCGCGCAGACGATCTACTCGTCAGGCACGGATCTCCTCAACCTCATCAACGACATTCTCGATCTGTCGAAGGTCGAGGCGGGGAAGATGGAGGTGAACGCGATCGACGTTCCCGTGCGCGATATCACGGACTTCGTGGAACGCACGTTCCGGCCAGTCGCCGAGCAGAAGGGCCTCAATTTCGCGCTCGAGGTGGCGCCCGACGCGCCGTCGCCGATCTACACCGATGGTCAGCGACTTCAGCAAGTACTCAAGAACCTGCTTTCGAACGCGTTCAAGTTCACCGAGCGCGGCGGCATCTCGCTGACGATTCGGCGCGCCGACAAGGGACGACGCTTCGCGTCACGCTCGCTCGATCGCGCCGAGGAGGTGATCGCCTTCGGCGTGAAGGACACCGGCATCGGCATCGCTCGCGATAAGCAACAGCTAATCTTCGAGGCGTTCCAGCAGGCGGACGGAACGACGAGTCGCAAGTACGGCGGCACGGGCCTCGGGCTCTCGATCAGTCGAGAGATCGCGCGTCTGCTTGGCGGCGAGATCCACGTCGAGAGCACGACGGGACAGGGAAGTACCTTCACCCTGTTCCTTCCCGCGCGATACCACGAGCAGGACCGTCGCCGACTGGAGGACGAGCTGACCGCGATGCCGCGGCAGGATCGGCTTCGCTCACAGCCGTCTCTCGAGCGGTCTGCGCCGCGCGCCGCCTTACGAGAAGCCAGCGCCACACCGGCGCAGCAGCCACCCTCGCCGGCGCGCGATGTCGAGCGCAGACCGATGCCCTCGGCCACGAATACTGGCGCGGCGACGACGAGCGCGTCATCGGTCTCGACGGCGGCTGCGGTCGCGCCGACGGAATCCGCGAAAACCGAGCCCGCGGATGAATGGAAGCTGCCCGACCTGTCGTCGATTGGAATGGAGCAGACGACGACCAATGATGCGGGCGTGGATACGCTCGAGCCGCCGATGGAGGACCTGCCGCGGCCACACGGTTTCGAGGACGATCGCGACGATCTGCAACCGGGCGATCGCGTCGTGCTGATCATCGAAGACGACGCCAGCTTCGCGCATATTCTGCTCGATCTCGCGCGCGACAAAGGGTTCAAAGGCATCGTCGGCCACGATGGTGAGGTTGGCCTCCAATTGGCGCACGCGTATCAAGCAGACGCCATCACGCTCGACATCGATATGCCGGGCATCGATGGCTGGGCGGTGCTCGATCGGCTCAAGCATCATCCGGACACGCGACACATCCCGGTCCACATCATCACCGGAATTCGCGAGCGTCAGCAGGGAATGAAAGCGGGTGCCATCGCATATCTCGAGAAGCCCGTGACGAAGGAAGCGCTCGACGAATCGTTCAATCGGATCTCGCAGTTCATCGATCAGCAGGTGAAGCGGCTGCTTGTCGTCGAGGACGACGACGCGCAGCGAAAGAGCATGATCGAGCTGATCGCGCACGAGGACGTCGAGATCACGGCCGTTGCGACGGCGGAGGAAGCGCTGCACGAGCTCTCGCAGACACACTACGACTGCATGGTGCTCGACCTCGGACTCAAGGGTGGCCAGGATGGTTTCCAGCTGCTCGAGACGGTGAAGGGCGATCCGGAGAAGCGCGATCTGCCGATCATCATTTACACCGGCAAAGAGCTAACACCCGAAGAGGAGACACGGCTCCGGCGCTTCGCGGATACGATCATCATCAAGGATGTGAAGAGCCCGGAGCGCCTGCTCGACGAGACCGCGCTCTTCCTGCATCGAGTCGAGGCCAAGCTGCCCGAGCAGAAGCGGCGAATGCTCGAGCGGCTGCACAATGCCGACGCGGTGTTCGCGGGCAAGCATGTGCTCATCGTCGATGACGACGTGCGTAACATCTTCTCGCTGACGAGCGTGCTCGAGGATCATGGCATGCGCGTCTCGTTCGCGGAGAACGGCAAGTACGCCATCGATCTGCTGAAAGGCGCATCGGACGTCGATCTCGTGCTGATGGACGTGATGATGCCGGAAATGGATGGCTACGAGACCACGCGCGCGATTCGTCAGATTCCGGAACTGCGCAATCTGCCGATCATCGCGCTCACCGCCAAGGCGATGAAGGGTGACCGTGAGAAGTGCATCGCCGCCGGTGCCTCGGACTATATCACGAAACCCGTCG
- a CDS encoding class I SAM-dependent RNA methyltransferase, which yields MPQRQKPAPSATRSKSARTLEAYAAAAPGLEPVVAAELEALGLTPRAENGGGGVAFSGPIESIARANLWLRTASRVIVRVASFRARAFHELERLARAIPWERFVSGGSAVTFRVTSRKSRLYHTGAIEQRLAEAIEHRLGKVSALEAPQSDDENDVPGSRAQLFVIRVVDDAFTVSADSSGALLHQRGYRQQVAKAPLRETLAAAMLIASDWSGTTPLIDPFCGSGTIPIEAALLARRMAPGLTRSFAFLSWPEVRSAMWEKLREEAVSDALPKSPVAISASDRDDGAIGAARANAQRAGVTGDIEFTVRAVSAIEPPHEMTGHVVTNPPYGIRIGEAERLRDLYARLGQILRKKCPGWELAMMSANSRLEREMRLPLSERLRTRNGGIEVRLLTTHLPPVVER from the coding sequence ATGCCGCAGCGCCAAAAGCCCGCGCCGTCGGCGACGCGAAGTAAGTCCGCGAGAACGCTCGAGGCGTACGCCGCGGCGGCACCGGGACTCGAGCCGGTAGTCGCCGCGGAGCTCGAGGCTCTCGGGCTCACGCCGCGCGCGGAGAATGGGGGCGGCGGCGTCGCATTCTCCGGACCGATCGAGTCGATCGCGCGAGCAAATCTGTGGCTGCGCACAGCCAGCCGAGTGATCGTGAGAGTGGCCAGCTTTCGCGCCCGTGCCTTCCACGAGCTCGAGCGTCTGGCACGCGCCATACCGTGGGAGCGCTTCGTCTCGGGCGGCAGCGCGGTGACCTTTCGGGTGACGAGTCGAAAGTCCCGTCTCTATCACACCGGCGCGATCGAGCAACGCCTCGCCGAAGCGATCGAACATCGCCTCGGCAAGGTGAGCGCGCTCGAGGCACCACAGAGCGACGACGAGAACGATGTGCCGGGGTCGCGTGCTCAACTATTCGTGATTCGCGTCGTCGACGATGCGTTCACGGTGAGCGCAGACAGCTCGGGCGCGTTGCTGCATCAACGCGGATATCGACAGCAGGTTGCGAAGGCGCCGCTGCGGGAGACGCTCGCCGCGGCGATGCTCATCGCAAGCGATTGGTCGGGAACGACACCACTCATCGATCCGTTCTGCGGTTCGGGCACGATACCAATCGAAGCGGCGCTCCTCGCGCGACGAATGGCGCCCGGTCTGACTCGGAGCTTCGCTTTCCTATCATGGCCCGAAGTTCGATCAGCGATGTGGGAGAAGCTTCGCGAGGAGGCGGTCAGTGATGCGCTTCCAAAATCACCGGTCGCCATCTCGGCATCGGACCGTGACGATGGCGCCATCGGGGCGGCACGGGCGAACGCCCAACGTGCCGGCGTCACAGGGGACATCGAGTTCACGGTGCGCGCCGTCTCGGCCATCGAGCCGCCGCACGAGATGACTGGACATGTCGTAACGAATCCGCCGTACGGCATTCGTATTGGCGAGGCGGAAAGGCTGCGCGATCTGTACGCACGACTTGGCCAGATCCTGCGGAAAAAGTGTCCCGGATGGGAGCTCGCGATGATGTCCGCGAATTCGCGTCTCGAGCGTGAGATGCGTTTGCCATTGAGCGAGCGCCTGCGTACTCGAAATGGCGGAATCGAGGTGCGGTTATTGACGACGCACCTGCCTCCTGTCGTCGAGCGATAG
- a CDS encoding protein-methionine-sulfoxide reductase heme-binding subunit MsrQ — protein sequence MKSASVLGRLKPAVFVLCLVPAALLAWNFWGVTHDRPEALGADPVREAEIFTGLWTLRFLAITLAVTPVRELLGVGALAKYRRMFGLFTFFYACVHLSMWVGVDWFFDWRAMGGEIAKHKYILIGMTTFVLLVPLALTSTKGSVRRLGGARWAQLHRIIYVSAITGTVHYLWAVKKDTLFPLVYLFVFVMLLGFRLWERYVGPLRLRGRRTQRAPTRSSILTDAAAPKARAVGDAK from the coding sequence GTGAAGTCCGCGAGTGTGTTGGGCCGCCTCAAGCCGGCGGTGTTCGTGCTCTGCCTCGTGCCGGCGGCGCTGCTCGCCTGGAATTTCTGGGGTGTCACGCACGACCGGCCGGAGGCGTTAGGCGCCGATCCTGTTCGCGAGGCGGAGATCTTCACAGGCCTGTGGACACTTCGGTTCCTGGCGATAACGCTCGCGGTGACGCCCGTGCGAGAGCTGCTCGGCGTTGGCGCGCTCGCGAAATATCGCCGCATGTTCGGGCTCTTCACGTTCTTCTACGCTTGCGTGCACCTGAGCATGTGGGTCGGCGTCGATTGGTTCTTCGACTGGCGCGCGATGGGCGGCGAGATTGCCAAGCATAAGTACATACTCATCGGGATGACGACGTTCGTACTCTTGGTGCCGCTCGCCCTCACGTCTACGAAGGGCTCGGTGCGCCGTCTCGGCGGAGCGCGCTGGGCACAGCTTCATCGAATCATCTACGTGTCTGCGATAACGGGCACGGTGCATTATTTGTGGGCCGTGAAGAAGGACACGTTGTTCCCGCTCGTTTACCTGTTCGTGTTCGTGATGTTGCTTGGCTTCCGTTTGTGGGAGCGCTACGTGGGGCCGCTCCGATTACGTGGACGCCGAACCCAACGCGCGCCAACACGATCGAGCATCCTGACTGATGCCGCAGCGCCAAAAGCCCGCGCCGTCGGCGACGCGAAGTAA
- the msrP gene encoding protein-methionine-sulfoxide reductase catalytic subunit MsrP: MWIRRPDDIKSSEITDEKLYFNRRRFLVAAGIIGASGVGLLACNSDARGSSDGDVSVDSAQQPEDKLNTYEQITSYNNYYEFGTDKEDPKDNSAGFHPMPWSVRVEGLCKKPGDYHFEDLIKPHKIVDRTYRLRCVEAWSMVIPWQGIPLAEMIRRFEPAPSAKYVAFTTVSRPNEMPGQRRPILQWPYVEGLRMDEAMNDLTLMATGLYGKPLPNQDGAPIRLIVPWKYGFKGIKSIVKIAFVDKQPETTWNIAAPDEYGFYANVNPEVDHPRWSQATERRIGEFRRRRTLMFNGYAEQVASMYSGMDLRKNY; encoded by the coding sequence ATGTGGATCAGACGCCCGGACGACATCAAGTCGTCGGAGATAACTGACGAGAAGCTCTACTTCAACCGGCGGCGTTTTCTCGTCGCAGCGGGAATCATCGGGGCTTCCGGGGTCGGCCTCCTCGCGTGCAACTCGGACGCGCGAGGCTCGTCGGACGGCGATGTGTCCGTGGACTCCGCTCAACAGCCGGAGGACAAGCTGAACACGTACGAACAGATCACTTCGTACAACAACTACTACGAATTTGGCACCGACAAGGAGGACCCGAAGGACAACTCTGCAGGGTTTCATCCGATGCCGTGGTCGGTGCGCGTCGAAGGGCTGTGCAAGAAGCCCGGCGACTATCACTTCGAGGATCTCATCAAGCCGCACAAAATCGTGGATCGCACCTACCGCCTTCGGTGCGTCGAGGCGTGGTCGATGGTCATTCCCTGGCAAGGGATTCCGCTCGCCGAGATGATCCGCCGGTTCGAGCCCGCGCCGTCGGCAAAGTACGTCGCGTTCACGACCGTCTCTCGGCCGAACGAGATGCCGGGGCAACGACGACCGATTCTGCAGTGGCCGTACGTGGAGGGCCTTCGCATGGACGAGGCGATGAACGATCTGACGCTGATGGCGACGGGCCTCTACGGAAAGCCACTACCGAATCAGGACGGAGCGCCGATTCGGCTGATCGTGCCCTGGAAGTATGGCTTCAAGGGCATCAAGTCGATCGTGAAGATCGCTTTCGTCGACAAGCAGCCGGAGACGACGTGGAACATCGCCGCGCCCGACGAGTACGGCTTCTACGCCAATGTGAATCCGGAGGTGGATCATCCGCGCTGGTCGCAGGCAACAGAGCGGCGGATCGGCGAATTCCGACGCCGGCGTACGCTCATGTTCAACGGCTACGCTGAGCAGGTAGCCAGCATGTACTCGGGGATGGATCTCAGGAAGAATTACTGA
- a CDS encoding ATP-dependent DNA helicase RecQ — MSNTSRARAREILVARFGHRDFQTGQWEPIRAALAGHDALVVMPTGSGKSLIYQLPALMLEGLTVVVSPLIALMKDQQDKLTACGVDALAMHSHLSESEVRQLEQRVLDGEGEILYLTPERFKDRDFFERLLSRSVSLFVVDEAHCVSQWGHDFRPDYLMLGSIVKRLGRPPILALTATATEEVRRDIARQLGMNDPVVTITGFARPNLRFEMRRTVNQREKDQALRGLLRDGPGVGIVYVATVREAERLYEEFRHDVKIGLYHGKMAAADRKDMQDRFMADEFKAIIATNAFGLGIDKSDIRFIIHYHFPGSVESYYQEAGRSGRDGDPATCTVLYRVEDSRVQSYFLGGKYPDVEEAARVAITLEQSPLREQVHLDDLADKSGVPRRKARIVLVLLKRHGLVREYRGGSWERLSIERLTSIDLSADLTDYEARRMQDRAKLRAMVQYCQTAQCRTRFILEYFGEEVEPDWECGNCDACDAMSKWRIRKGEVAVGV; from the coding sequence ATGTCCAATACATCTCGGGCCCGGGCTCGCGAGATACTTGTCGCGCGCTTCGGCCACCGTGACTTTCAGACAGGACAGTGGGAGCCGATCAGGGCCGCGCTCGCGGGACATGATGCGCTCGTCGTCATGCCGACGGGAAGCGGAAAATCACTCATCTACCAACTACCAGCTTTGATGCTCGAGGGGCTGACGGTCGTCGTCAGCCCCCTGATTGCATTGATGAAGGATCAGCAGGATAAGCTCACGGCGTGCGGCGTCGACGCACTTGCGATGCACTCGCACCTCTCCGAATCCGAGGTACGCCAGCTGGAGCAGCGAGTACTCGATGGCGAGGGCGAAATTCTCTATCTGACGCCCGAGCGCTTCAAGGATCGCGATTTTTTCGAGAGACTGCTTTCTCGTTCAGTTAGCCTGTTCGTTGTCGACGAGGCGCACTGCGTCAGTCAGTGGGGACACGACTTTCGGCCGGACTATCTGATGCTCGGCTCGATCGTGAAGCGTCTTGGCCGTCCACCAATCCTCGCGCTGACCGCCACGGCGACGGAAGAAGTCCGCCGAGACATTGCGCGGCAGTTGGGCATGAACGATCCGGTCGTGACCATCACGGGTTTTGCCCGGCCGAACCTCCGGTTCGAGATGCGACGCACAGTCAATCAACGGGAGAAAGATCAGGCGCTCCGCGGTCTACTGCGAGATGGCCCTGGCGTCGGCATTGTGTATGTCGCAACGGTCCGCGAAGCGGAGCGCTTGTACGAGGAGTTTCGCCATGACGTGAAGATTGGTCTCTACCATGGCAAGATGGCGGCGGCGGATCGAAAGGACATGCAAGATCGATTCATGGCCGATGAGTTCAAGGCGATCATCGCCACGAACGCGTTCGGACTTGGCATCGACAAGAGCGACATCCGCTTCATCATTCATTACCACTTTCCGGGGAGCGTCGAGTCGTACTACCAGGAGGCCGGACGCTCCGGCCGCGACGGCGACCCCGCGACGTGCACCGTGCTTTATCGTGTCGAGGACAGCCGGGTACAGTCCTATTTTCTCGGCGGAAAGTATCCCGACGTCGAGGAAGCGGCGCGCGTTGCCATCACGCTCGAGCAGTCTCCGCTCAGAGAGCAGGTCCATCTCGATGATCTCGCGGACAAGTCGGGCGTACCGAGACGCAAGGCGCGAATCGTCCTCGTTCTCCTCAAGCGACACGGGCTCGTTCGCGAGTATCGCGGCGGCAGCTGGGAACGGCTCTCGATCGAGCGCCTCACCTCGATTGACCTGAGCGCCGACCTCACCGACTACGAAGCGCGACGGATGCAGGATCGGGCGAAGCTTCGGGCCATGGTGCAATACTGCCAGACCGCGCAGTGTCGCACGCGCTTTATCCTCGAGTATTTCGGTGAAGAGGTCGAGCCGGATTGGGAGTGCGGTAACTGCGACGCGTGTGATGCGATGTCGAAGTGGCGCATCCGGAAGGGAGAGGTCGCCGTGGGGGTGTAG